The bacterium genome window below encodes:
- the nrfH gene encoding cytochrome c nitrite reductase small subunit, which yields MHKLTYWLKLEWIHPKWQLPTAIALGVFVAIGILIFRASEATSYLTDDPKACINCHIMRPEFATYARSSHARVATCNDCHVPQHPLWKWPFKARDGMRHAFMFTFRLEPQVIHASEMAEAAIESNCIRCHGKLIETAGNIKMNQHCFFCHREVPHGRTHSLASSPNAIVPQLDPILK from the coding sequence ATGCACAAACTTACCTACTGGCTGAAACTCGAATGGATCCATCCGAAATGGCAGTTGCCCACTGCAATTGCGCTCGGAGTGTTTGTCGCGATTGGTATCCTCATCTTTCGCGCTTCGGAAGCGACCAGTTACCTGACTGACGATCCGAAGGCGTGCATCAATTGCCATATCATGCGTCCGGAATTTGCCACCTATGCCCGCAGCAGCCACGCCCGGGTTGCCACTTGTAATGATTGTCATGTCCCCCAACATCCGCTCTGGAAATGGCCGTTCAAAGCCCGTGACGGAATGCGCCACGCCTTTATGTTCACCTTCCGATTGGAGCCGCAGGTAATTCATGCGAGCGAGATGGCGGAGGCTGCCATCGAATCGAATTGTATTCGTTGCCATGGCAAGCTGATCGAAACAGCCGGCAACATCAAGATGAACCAGCATTGCTTTTTTTGTCACCGGGAAGTGCCGCACGGTAGGACGCATAGCTTAGCGTCGAGTCCGAATGCGATTGTCCCTCAACTCGATCCCATTCTCAAGTAG